From Vallicoccus soli, one genomic window encodes:
- a CDS encoding RNA polymerase sigma factor, protein MTDDAHLVAAAREGSLDAFDELVRRHQDRAYRLALRLTGDPHDAQDVVQDAFVQAWGALRTWRGEAAFTTWLHRIVVNRASNARRDRRPTEPLPPHELLPQVEAAERGALASARREAAVRAVAELPFEQRSALALHYFADFPLAEVARILGITEGAAKVRVHRARRSLARRLEDWR, encoded by the coding sequence GTGACCGACGACGCGCACCTCGTCGCGGCCGCCCGGGAGGGCAGCCTCGACGCGTTCGACGAGCTGGTGCGCAGGCACCAGGACCGGGCGTACCGCCTCGCGCTGCGCCTCACCGGCGACCCCCACGACGCGCAGGACGTCGTCCAGGACGCCTTCGTGCAGGCCTGGGGGGCGCTGCGGACCTGGCGCGGCGAGGCCGCCTTCACCACGTGGCTGCACCGCATCGTCGTGAACCGGGCCTCCAACGCCCGCCGCGACCGGCGGCCCACGGAGCCGCTGCCCCCGCACGAGCTGCTGCCGCAGGTCGAGGCGGCGGAGCGGGGGGCCCTGGCCTCCGCCCGGCGCGAGGCGGCGGTCCGCGCCGTCGCCGAGCTGCCCTTCGAGCAGCGCTCGGCGCTGGCGCTGCACTACTTCGCGGACTTCCCCCTCGCCGAGGTGGCCCGCATCCTGGGCATCACCGAGGGTGCGGCCAAGGTCCGCGTCCACCGGGCCCGGCGCAGCCTGGCCCGCCGTCTCGAGGACTGGAGGTGA
- a CDS encoding Asp23/Gls24 family envelope stress response protein — MTTTTTGTSTTASTTTRDVARAGGSALESSKGRTAIADGVVQKVAGIAAREVSGVHALGGGAARTFGAIRERIPGSSQAVGQGVSVEVGERQAAIDLEVVVEYGVSISDLAAAVRKNVIGSVEGMTGLEVTEVNVNVNDIHLPDDDDEDAEPSRVV, encoded by the coding sequence ATGACCACGACCACGACCGGCACCAGCACCACCGCCAGCACGACGACCAGGGACGTCGCCCGCGCCGGCGGCTCCGCGCTGGAGTCGAGCAAGGGCCGCACCGCCATCGCCGACGGCGTCGTGCAGAAGGTGGCGGGCATCGCCGCCCGCGAGGTGAGCGGCGTGCACGCCCTCGGCGGCGGCGCCGCGCGCACCTTCGGCGCGATCCGCGAGCGCATCCCCGGCTCGTCCCAGGCCGTCGGCCAGGGCGTGTCCGTGGAGGTCGGCGAGCGCCAGGCGGCGATCGACCTCGAGGTCGTCGTCGAGTACGGCGTCAGCATCTCCGACCTCGCCGCGGCGGTGCGCAAGAACGTCATCGGCTCGGTGGAGGGCATGACCGGCCTCGAGGTGACCGAGGTCAACGTCAACGTCAACGACATCCACCTGCCGGACGACGACGACGAGGACGCCGAGCCGTCCCGCGTGGTCTGA
- a CDS encoding Asp23/Gls24 family envelope stress response protein, whose protein sequence is MTAAAPARATWAGPVPPPPAQPLPTPPAERGRLTVAPRVVERVAAAAAARVPGAGGVRHGVLGALGGLGGDAADPRTADVGARVDGDVAVVSLALSVRWPEDVRRVVAAVREAVRTEVARTCAVRVLRVDVEVLRLDASVPDRPRVR, encoded by the coding sequence GTGACCGCCGCGGCGCCGGCCCGCGCCACCTGGGCCGGCCCCGTCCCGCCGCCTCCCGCGCAGCCCCTGCCGACGCCGCCCGCCGAGCGCGGGCGGCTCACCGTCGCCCCGCGCGTGGTCGAGCGGGTCGCCGCCGCCGCGGCGGCCCGCGTGCCGGGGGCCGGCGGGGTCCGCCACGGCGTCCTCGGCGCGCTGGGCGGGCTCGGCGGCGACGCGGCCGACCCCCGTACCGCCGACGTCGGCGCGCGGGTCGACGGCGACGTCGCCGTGGTCTCGCTGGCGCTGTCCGTGCGCTGGCCCGAGGACGTGCGCCGCGTCGTCGCCGCCGTCCGCGAGGCCGTGCGCACCGAGGTGGCGCGCACCTGCGCGGTGCGCGTGCTCCGCGTCGACGTCGAGGTGCTCCGCCTCGACGCGTCCGTCCCCGACCGACCGAGGGTGAGGTGA
- a CDS encoding DUF6286 domain-containing protein has protein sequence MATSRRSGSRPAAVPPRALPSALSLVVSLLLLGAAAVGLVEAVAGATGRPYVLLDGPAVAGALSVASWQDAPVVAAAVGAALLGLLLLVALLRRGRPRAVLLPAPGGGTSDDRGVQVAASRRSVERSLAAAARGADGVLGASARAGRRRVVVRAEVGLHDAAALRPRVEDAVRARLDDLGLDGRLRPRVRVEGGAR, from the coding sequence GTGGCCACGTCCCGCCGCAGCGGGTCGCGCCCGGCGGCGGTGCCGCCGCGCGCGCTGCCCAGCGCTCTGTCGCTCGTCGTGTCCCTGCTGCTCCTCGGCGCCGCCGCCGTCGGCCTCGTGGAGGCCGTCGCGGGGGCGACCGGGCGCCCGTACGTCCTCCTGGACGGCCCGGCCGTCGCCGGGGCGCTGTCCGTCGCCTCCTGGCAGGACGCGCCCGTGGTCGCCGCCGCGGTGGGCGCGGCGCTGCTCGGGCTGCTACTGCTCGTCGCGCTCCTGCGCCGCGGGCGTCCCCGCGCCGTCCTGCTGCCCGCGCCCGGCGGGGGGACCTCCGACGACCGGGGCGTGCAGGTCGCGGCGTCGCGCCGCAGCGTCGAGCGCTCGCTGGCCGCCGCGGCCCGCGGCGCGGACGGCGTCCTCGGCGCGAGCGCGCGGGCCGGCCGGCGCCGGGTCGTCGTCAGGGCGGAGGTGGGCCTGCACGACGCCGCCGCGCTGCGCCCCCGCGTGGAGGACGCGGTGCGCGCCCGGCTGGACGACCTGGGGCTCGACGGGCGGCTGCGCCCGCGGGTGCGGGTCGAGGGCGGTGCCCGGTGA
- the amaP gene encoding alkaline shock response membrane anchor protein AmaP — translation MRRVDRVGPVLVALLGLALLVGGALGAAAGLGALGAGRADDPVLAPALRAWPQERGWAWWAVAGGCLAVALLALWWLLAQLRTDRVARLDLSDGGVDGALVLRSGALADAVEEEVGRMPGVVAAGARVHGRRGHRLAVVVDVDEHADVPALRERLVRETAEHARAATGDPGLPVEVLLRPAATGRRALA, via the coding sequence GTGAGGCGGGTCGACCGGGTCGGCCCGGTGCTCGTCGCCCTGCTGGGGCTCGCGCTGCTGGTCGGCGGCGCCCTCGGCGCGGCCGCCGGCCTGGGCGCCCTCGGCGCCGGGCGCGCGGACGACCCCGTGCTCGCCCCGGCCCTGCGCGCGTGGCCGCAGGAGCGGGGCTGGGCCTGGTGGGCCGTGGCCGGGGGGTGCCTCGCCGTGGCGCTGCTCGCGCTCTGGTGGCTCCTGGCGCAGCTGCGCACCGACCGCGTCGCGCGGCTGGACCTGTCCGACGGCGGGGTCGACGGGGCCCTCGTGCTGCGCTCCGGCGCGCTCGCCGACGCCGTCGAGGAGGAGGTCGGGCGGATGCCCGGCGTCGTGGCGGCCGGCGCGCGGGTGCACGGCCGGCGGGGCCACCGGCTCGCCGTGGTGGTCGACGTCGACGAGCACGCCGACGTCCCCGCGCTGCGCGAGCGGCTGGTCCGCGAGACCGCCGAGCACGCCCGCGCCGCCACGGGCGACCCGGGCCTGCCGGTGGAGGTGCTCCTGCGGCCCGCCGCCACCGGGCGCCGGGCGCTCGCCTAG
- a CDS encoding GNAT family N-acetyltransferase: MTTVPPPPARPEPAEGRVRVERVRAEDWERWRDLRLEMLEDTPIAYLETLAGARRLGDAAWRARAADAAAGAGFVAVDPATGTWVGTMSAYEPEPGVALLVSVYVAPGWRGGTGAADALLAACVAWARGRGAPVMRLLVHEDNARAVAFYARAGFVPTGRREPYPLDRTRWELEMELDLGTAPGRAPGGTHGPVVGEPGR, from the coding sequence GTGACGACCGTCCCGCCGCCCCCGGCACGTCCCGAGCCCGCCGAGGGTCGCGTGCGGGTCGAGCGGGTGCGCGCGGAGGACTGGGAGCGCTGGCGCGACCTGCGCCTGGAGATGCTCGAGGACACGCCCATCGCGTACCTCGAGACCCTCGCCGGCGCGCGCCGCCTCGGCGACGCCGCCTGGCGGGCGCGGGCCGCGGACGCCGCCGCGGGCGCGGGCTTCGTCGCGGTCGACCCCGCCACCGGGACCTGGGTCGGCACCATGAGCGCGTACGAGCCCGAGCCCGGCGTGGCGCTGCTGGTGTCGGTGTACGTGGCGCCGGGCTGGCGCGGCGGCACCGGCGCGGCGGACGCGCTGCTCGCGGCCTGCGTCGCCTGGGCGCGCGGGCGCGGCGCCCCGGTCATGCGGCTGCTCGTGCACGAGGACAACGCCCGGGCGGTGGCCTTCTACGCCCGCGCGGGCTTCGTGCCGACGGGGCGGCGCGAGCCGTACCCGCTGGACCGGACGCGCTGGGAGCTCGAGATGGAGCTGGACCTGGGCACGGCACCGGGCCGTGCGCCGGGGGGGACGCACGGCCCGGTGGTCGGGGAGCCCGGCCGCTAG
- a CDS encoding YcnI family protein — translation MPHPKTTPTRRRAARAAAAAAGLTALGAALAGPAAAHVTAVAPAGATAGGYAKVVLTVPTERDDAGTTALAVELPQDTPLASVRARPLPGWDVALTTTRLPEPVATGTTTLSEAVTRVTWTAQEGTRIAPGEFEEFSLSLGPLPDVDELVLPATQTYDSGEVVAWDQPPTGGEEPEHPAPVVAVEPAAPGGEGGHGHGADPAADGSDAQPVAATRPAAAGDDVLARSLGGAGLVLGAGALGLAARRRRA, via the coding sequence GTGCCCCACCCGAAGACCACCCCCACCCGCCGCCGCGCGGCCCGCGCCGCCGCGGCCGCCGCCGGCCTGACCGCCCTCGGCGCGGCCCTGGCCGGCCCCGCCGCCGCCCACGTGACCGCGGTCGCACCCGCGGGGGCGACCGCCGGCGGCTACGCCAAGGTCGTCCTCACCGTGCCCACCGAGCGCGATGACGCCGGCACGACGGCGCTCGCCGTGGAGCTGCCGCAGGACACCCCGCTGGCCTCGGTCCGCGCCCGTCCGCTGCCCGGCTGGGACGTGGCGCTCACCACCACCCGACTCCCCGAGCCGGTCGCCACGGGCACGACGACGCTCAGCGAGGCCGTCACGCGCGTCACCTGGACCGCGCAGGAGGGCACCCGCATCGCCCCGGGCGAGTTCGAGGAGTTCTCGCTCTCGCTCGGCCCGCTGCCCGACGTCGACGAGCTCGTCCTGCCGGCCACCCAGACGTACGACAGCGGCGAGGTCGTCGCGTGGGACCAGCCCCCGACGGGCGGCGAGGAACCCGAGCACCCCGCGCCGGTCGTCGCCGTGGAGCCGGCCGCGCCCGGCGGCGAGGGCGGGCACGGCCACGGTGCGGACCCGGCGGCCGACGGCTCCGACGCGCAGCCGGTCGCCGCGACGCGCCCCGCGGCCGCCGGGGACGACGTGCTCGCCCGGAGCCTCGGCGGTGCCGGGCTCGTGCTCGGGGCCGGGGCGCTCGGCCTGGCGGCCCGCCGGCGGCGCGCGTGA
- a CDS encoding copper resistance CopC family protein: protein MSPRTAAARRLAAGALALGAASTGAVLGAGPAAAHASLSSTEPADGASLQAAPGVVRLVFDEAVQSGLATVVVEGPGGPAAEGAPEVLDGTVEQAVAAAGDGDYRVAFRVVSADGHPVSGEVRFTVEGGAGAPAGAGAGAPEPSEGPSQAPPSGPAAVPGATPGAEGTPAAGALGAPGAAGAVGGADGGEGADAAAGADEGGGHAQHLVPLAAVAAAAVVVVAVTTFTGRRDRRR, encoded by the coding sequence GTGAGCCCCCGTACGGCCGCCGCCCGCCGCCTCGCCGCCGGCGCGCTCGCGCTCGGGGCCGCCAGCACCGGCGCGGTGCTCGGCGCGGGCCCCGCCGCCGCCCACGCCAGCCTCTCCAGCACCGAGCCCGCCGACGGGGCGTCCCTGCAGGCGGCGCCCGGCGTGGTGCGGCTGGTCTTCGACGAGGCGGTGCAGAGCGGCCTGGCGACCGTCGTCGTCGAGGGGCCGGGCGGCCCGGCCGCCGAGGGCGCTCCGGAGGTCCTCGACGGCACCGTCGAGCAGGCCGTCGCCGCGGCCGGCGACGGCGACTACCGGGTGGCCTTCCGGGTGGTCTCCGCCGACGGGCACCCGGTGTCGGGCGAGGTGCGGTTCACGGTCGAGGGTGGCGCGGGCGCGCCCGCCGGGGCCGGCGCGGGCGCCCCCGAGCCGTCGGAGGGGCCGTCGCAGGCGCCGCCGTCGGGGCCCGCCGCGGTGCCGGGGGCCACCCCGGGCGCGGAGGGGACCCCTGCCGCCGGGGCCCTAGGGGCCCCAGGGGCCGCCGGGGCGGTCGGCGGTGCCGACGGGGGCGAGGGGGCCGACGCGGCGGCCGGGGCCGACGAGGGCGGCGGGCACGCGCAGCACCTCGTCCCGCTGGCCGCGGTGGCCGCAGCGGCGGTCGTCGTCGTGGCCGTCACGACCTTCACCGGGCGGCGCGACCGCCGGCGCTGA
- a CDS encoding iron-sulfur protein, giving the protein MTAPVLPAPAVAAAHPLAATARRVSGLAEWFELAVPGGDGALPEGPLPWVDCSAVLDGSAVLRAWHRELRTRLEADAGAPVPALTVEAWVRAWYLCVPAYAGGLPFALDRRVPRLGPGALAVRVEGGRPSAVALLDPRFACLPDDPAAGSPLAEVLPDERALAARLRAEVVAHAAAFLDVEPRTVRRGPHQLWGGVLDALDGALSLPALLGGDVVRAVADAHLALPGPEAPLPSGSTCEVVDADVAPALSRRRITCCYNDKLPGQAAALCAGCPRALR; this is encoded by the coding sequence GTGACCGCACCCGTGCTCCCCGCCCCGGCCGTCGCCGCCGCCCACCCGCTGGCCGCGACCGCGCGCCGGGTGAGCGGGCTCGCGGAGTGGTTCGAGCTCGCGGTCCCGGGCGGCGACGGCGCCCTGCCCGAGGGTCCGCTCCCGTGGGTCGACTGCAGCGCGGTCCTCGACGGCTCCGCGGTGCTGCGCGCCTGGCATCGGGAGCTGCGTACCCGCCTCGAGGCCGATGCCGGCGCCCCGGTGCCCGCCCTGACCGTCGAGGCCTGGGTGCGGGCCTGGTACCTCTGTGTCCCCGCGTACGCCGGCGGCCTGCCCTTCGCGCTCGACCGCCGCGTCCCGCGCCTGGGGCCCGGCGCGCTCGCCGTGCGCGTCGAGGGCGGGCGCCCGAGCGCGGTCGCGCTGCTCGACCCGCGCTTCGCGTGCCTGCCCGACGACCCGGCGGCGGGGTCGCCGCTCGCCGAGGTGCTGCCCGACGAGCGCGCCCTCGCCGCACGGCTGCGCGCCGAGGTCGTCGCGCACGCCGCCGCCTTCCTCGACGTCGAGCCGCGCACCGTCCGCCGCGGCCCGCACCAGCTCTGGGGCGGGGTGCTCGACGCCCTCGACGGCGCGCTCTCGCTCCCGGCGCTGCTCGGCGGCGACGTCGTGCGCGCCGTCGCCGACGCCCACCTGGCCCTGCCGGGCCCCGAGGCCCCGCTGCCCAGCGGCTCGACCTGCGAGGTCGTCGACGCCGACGTCGCCCCGGCGCTGAGCCGCCGGCGCATCACCTGCTGCTACAACGACAAGCTCCCCGGCCAGGCCGCCGCCCTCTGCGCCGGCTGCCCGCGCGCCCTGCGCTGA
- a CDS encoding endo-1,4-beta-xylanase — protein sequence MKPTRTVAAVLGASALLAAVPAALPATAAPAAERAAAAAPGGPLALRDLAPEGFRIGTAVAGGGHHVDQPYPDPFPNDRQYRRLVGQQFSSLSPENQMKWEFIHPEQGTYRFGPADEIVRFAQRHGQVVRGHTLLWHSQNPAWLEEGEFTKPQLRRILRDHIRTVVGRYKGKIQQWDVANEIFLDDGSLRTQDNIWIRELGPGIIEDAFRWAHQADPAAKLFFNDYGVESDNAKSDAYYALVQEFQAKGVPVDGFSVQAHLSTRYGFPGDLQANLQRFADLGVETAVTELDVRMDVPVGEQPTRAQQDQQADYYRQALEACLSVEGCDSFTLWGFTDKYSWVPVFFQGEGFATVMTEDFRRKPAYYAVAYRLAEAKASYPRG from the coding sequence ATGAAGCCCACCCGCACCGTCGCGGCCGTGCTCGGCGCGTCCGCCCTCCTCGCCGCGGTCCCCGCGGCCCTGCCCGCCACGGCCGCCCCCGCGGCCGAGCGCGCCGCCGCGGCGGCGCCCGGCGGCCCCCTCGCGCTGCGCGACCTCGCGCCGGAGGGGTTCCGCATCGGCACCGCGGTCGCCGGCGGCGGCCACCACGTGGACCAGCCCTACCCGGACCCGTTCCCCAACGACCGGCAGTACCGCCGCCTCGTCGGGCAGCAGTTCAGCTCCCTCTCGCCCGAGAACCAGATGAAGTGGGAGTTCATCCACCCCGAGCAGGGGACGTACCGCTTCGGGCCGGCCGACGAGATCGTGCGCTTCGCCCAGCGGCACGGGCAGGTCGTGCGCGGGCACACGCTGCTCTGGCACAGCCAGAACCCCGCGTGGCTCGAGGAGGGCGAGTTCACCAAGCCGCAGCTGCGCCGGATCCTGCGCGACCACATCCGCACCGTGGTCGGGCGCTACAAGGGCAAGATCCAGCAGTGGGACGTCGCGAACGAGATCTTCCTCGACGACGGCAGCCTGCGCACGCAGGACAACATCTGGATCCGCGAGCTCGGCCCCGGCATCATCGAAGACGCGTTCCGCTGGGCGCACCAGGCCGACCCCGCCGCGAAGCTGTTCTTCAACGACTACGGCGTGGAGAGCGACAACGCCAAGAGCGACGCGTACTACGCGCTCGTGCAGGAGTTCCAGGCCAAGGGCGTGCCGGTGGACGGCTTCTCCGTGCAGGCGCACCTCAGCACGCGGTACGGCTTCCCGGGCGACCTGCAGGCCAACCTGCAGCGCTTCGCCGACCTCGGGGTGGAGACGGCCGTGACCGAGCTGGACGTCCGCATGGACGTGCCGGTCGGGGAGCAGCCGACGCGGGCGCAGCAGGACCAGCAGGCGGACTACTACCGCCAGGCGCTCGAGGCGTGCCTCAGCGTCGAGGGCTGCGACTCGTTCACGCTGTGGGGCTTCACCGACAAGTACTCCTGGGTCCCGGTGTTCTTCCAGGGCGAGGGCTTCGCGACGGTCATGACCGAGGACTTCCGCCGCAAGCCGGCCTACTACGCGGTGGCCTACCGCCTGGCCGAGGCGAAGGCGTCGTACCCGCGCGGCTGA
- a CDS encoding phosphodiester glycosidase family protein codes for MTASSPRPRTAAAAALAALVCAAAAGAAPAAAGPTAAPAAVRPVEGADGGAVAGAQAAPPLPLGPAALREVRTSQRLQPGVVRTSVVRGAPDPSLRWTVEVAVPDAASPDPDAPATAIAPRDDARATAARLRAAGLDARAERVVRPATADTPGGTLGWRVRVGATRDRAAADALAAAVAAAGARGSVVWTGWDGDRGDRGPWRLEVLTVDPRTFRGSLTATYGPDLERRETTSDLARSAGATAAVNGGFFVLDPAAGAPGDPAGVGAYGRGLVSEPVGERPALVLREDARRTAVERLGWRGSVQGPGGRALRLDGVDRVPGLVRNCGGLDDLPTTAPLHDGTCTDADEVVAFTAAFGATTPGGPGVEVVLDRRGRVRAVLAERGTALRPGWTSLQGTGASAAALRGLARPGAALRLRTLLRDDDGKRFPLQPGTSVVNGGPELVRDGRLHVTPARDGMERPDDPSFAYGWAVKRNPRTFAGVDRQGRTVLVTADGRSTGSLGLSLTETARVARALGLVDAVNLDGGGSTTAVVRGEVVNRPSDAAGERPVGDAVLVLPRRRG; via the coding sequence ATGACCGCCTCGTCCCCCCGCCCCCGTACGGCCGCCGCCGCGGCCCTCGCCGCCCTGGTCTGCGCCGCAGCCGCCGGCGCGGCCCCTGCCGCCGCCGGGCCGACGGCCGCCCCGGCCGCCGTCCGCCCCGTCGAGGGCGCCGACGGAGGCGCCGTCGCGGGCGCGCAGGCCGCACCCCCGCTCCCCCTCGGGCCGGCGGCGCTGCGCGAGGTGCGCACGTCGCAGCGGCTGCAGCCCGGTGTGGTGCGCACCTCGGTGGTGCGGGGGGCGCCCGACCCGTCGCTGCGCTGGACCGTCGAGGTCGCGGTGCCGGACGCCGCGTCGCCCGACCCCGACGCGCCCGCCACCGCGATCGCCCCCCGGGACGACGCCCGGGCCACCGCCGCCCGGCTCCGGGCCGCGGGCCTCGACGCGCGCGCCGAGCGGGTGGTGCGGCCGGCCACCGCCGACACCCCCGGCGGGACGCTGGGCTGGCGGGTGCGCGTCGGCGCGACCCGCGACCGGGCGGCGGCGGACGCCCTCGCCGCCGCGGTGGCCGCGGCCGGCGCCCGCGGCTCGGTCGTCTGGACCGGGTGGGACGGGGACCGCGGGGACCGCGGCCCGTGGCGGCTCGAGGTGCTCACCGTCGACCCGCGCACCTTCCGCGGGAGCCTCACCGCGACGTACGGGCCCGACCTCGAGCGGCGCGAGACCACGAGCGACCTGGCCCGCTCGGCGGGCGCCACGGCCGCCGTCAACGGCGGCTTCTTCGTGCTCGACCCGGCGGCGGGGGCGCCCGGCGACCCGGCCGGGGTCGGCGCGTACGGGCGCGGGCTGGTCAGCGAGCCGGTCGGCGAGCGGCCCGCGCTGGTGCTGCGCGAGGACGCCCGCCGCACCGCCGTGGAGCGGCTGGGCTGGCGCGGCTCGGTGCAGGGCCCGGGCGGCCGGGCGCTGCGCCTCGACGGCGTCGACCGGGTCCCCGGCCTCGTACGGAACTGCGGCGGGCTCGACGACCTGCCCACCACGGCGCCGCTGCACGACGGGACGTGCACCGACGCGGACGAGGTCGTCGCCTTCACGGCGGCCTTCGGCGCCACCACCCCGGGCGGCCCCGGCGTCGAGGTCGTGCTCGACCGGCGCGGCAGGGTCCGGGCGGTGCTGGCCGAGCGAGGCACCGCGCTGCGCCCCGGGTGGACCTCGTTGCAGGGCACCGGCGCCTCGGCCGCCGCGCTGCGCGGGCTCGCCCGGCCCGGCGCGGCGCTGCGGCTCCGCACGCTGCTGCGCGACGATGACGGCAAGCGCTTCCCGCTGCAGCCGGGGACGTCCGTGGTCAACGGGGGGCCGGAGCTGGTCCGGGACGGGCGGCTGCACGTGACGCCGGCGCGCGACGGCATGGAGCGCCCCGACGACCCGTCGTTCGCCTACGGCTGGGCGGTGAAGCGCAACCCGCGCACCTTCGCCGGCGTCGACCGGCAGGGGCGCACGGTGCTCGTCACCGCGGACGGCCGTTCGACCGGGAGCCTGGGGCTGTCCCTCACCGAGACGGCGCGCGTGGCGCGGGCGCTCGGCCTCGTCGACGCGGTCAACCTCGACGGCGGCGGCTCGACGACCGCCGTGGTGCGCGGCGAGGTGGTCAACCGGCCGTCGGACGCCGCGGGCGAGCGGCCCGTCGGCGACGCCGTGCTCGTGCTCCCGCGCCGCCGGGGCTGA
- a CDS encoding ROK family protein yields the protein MTQLSAPGRPLRPRGKLLQEDARRHHRALLLQSLFRDGPASRADLARATGLTRVTVSDLVGGLVEEGLVEELGARPGGRVGKPATLVGFAPDAADVVCLDLSADGRVCGALVAPTGRVRLRRSAAVKGRRGDDAVALVLRLARDLVALAERPVLGVGVGSPGVVDPGGTVLDAPNLGWHGTPLSRALHERLGLPVHVANDANTAALGEHTFGRADSGHLMVLRVGTGVGAGLVLGGALLHGHGSAAGEVGHVVVDEDGEECACGRTGCLETLLAVPRLRARVDGLDPAARADALAGTGRRLGAALAPVVGALNLRHLVLSGPPDLLDGPLAGATADALRRRLMPVVGDDLVLRTSDLGEDVVLVGAAVLVLNAELGVS from the coding sequence GTGACTCAGCTCTCAGCGCCGGGGCGGCCGCTCCGGCCGCGCGGCAAGCTCCTGCAGGAGGACGCGCGGCGGCACCACCGCGCGCTCCTGCTGCAGTCGCTGTTCCGCGACGGCCCGGCCAGCCGGGCCGACCTCGCGCGGGCGACGGGGCTGACCCGGGTGACGGTCTCGGACCTCGTCGGCGGCCTCGTCGAGGAGGGGCTCGTCGAGGAGCTGGGGGCGCGGCCCGGGGGGCGCGTCGGCAAGCCCGCGACCCTCGTCGGGTTCGCCCCCGACGCTGCCGACGTCGTGTGCCTCGACCTGTCGGCCGACGGCCGAGTGTGCGGGGCGCTCGTGGCGCCGACGGGGCGGGTCCGCCTGCGCCGCAGCGCGGCGGTCAAGGGGCGCCGCGGCGACGACGCCGTCGCGCTCGTCCTGCGCCTGGCGCGCGACCTCGTCGCCCTCGCCGAGCGGCCCGTCCTCGGCGTGGGCGTCGGCAGCCCCGGCGTCGTCGACCCCGGCGGCACGGTCCTCGACGCGCCCAACCTCGGCTGGCACGGCACCCCGCTGTCCCGGGCGCTGCACGAGCGGCTGGGGCTGCCGGTGCACGTCGCCAACGACGCCAACACCGCGGCGCTCGGCGAGCACACTTTCGGCCGCGCCGACAGCGGGCACCTCATGGTGCTGCGCGTCGGCACCGGCGTCGGGGCGGGCCTCGTGCTGGGGGGCGCGCTCCTGCACGGGCACGGCTCGGCCGCCGGCGAGGTGGGCCACGTCGTCGTCGACGAGGACGGCGAGGAGTGCGCCTGCGGGCGTACGGGGTGCCTGGAGACCCTGCTCGCCGTCCCGCGGCTGCGGGCGCGGGTCGACGGGCTCGACCCGGCGGCCCGCGCGGACGCCCTGGCTGGCACCGGGCGCCGCCTCGGCGCCGCCCTCGCGCCGGTCGTCGGCGCGCTCAACCTGCGCCACCTCGTGCTCAGCGGCCCGCCCGACCTGCTCGACGGTCCGCTCGCCGGCGCGACCGCCGACGCCCTGCGCCGGCGCCTCATGCCGGTGGTCGGCGACGACCTCGTCCTGCGCACCTCCGACCTCGGCGAGGACGTCGTCCTCGTCGGGGCCGCCGTCCTCGTCCTCAACGCCGAGCTCGGCGTCTCCTGA